The following coding sequences lie in one Arachis ipaensis cultivar K30076 chromosome B05, Araip1.1, whole genome shotgun sequence genomic window:
- the LOC107640545 gene encoding uncharacterized protein LOC107640545, whose amino-acid sequence MADKENPQLSQDDLLAQIAELQAEVRRIAELSTQNNGENSKGSAQSATDPLNIVPPKEKLTLDNPFSEEITNYQMPKNFTLPTALEPYKGFGDPRAHVKKFQSMMFFNGPNNEPVLCRAFPMYLDGAALLWFSKLSAGSVSSFEDLARSFIDYFAASRIYVHGSDYLGTIKQGQHESLKDYMTRFADATMEIQDLDPAVHLHALKAGLRPGKFRETIAITKPKTLEEFRERAAGQMEIEELREAQKSDKQPHRRDEERTLRSPGNRDTKKPPKPTSKYNTYTRFNTRRENIIREIFNAKIIKPPARAGNYQDQRFVDKTKHCAFHRKFGHTTDDCMVAKDLLERLARQGLLDKYIETRKGRGGNSERVEHKQAMADDKKDRTTSDPPRGVINHISGGFAGRGETSSARKRSYRAMLAIEGTIQPRKDKELDVTISFTKQTSDQQALTSTTPW is encoded by the coding sequence ATGGCTGACAAGGAAAACCCACAACTCTCACAGGATGACCTCCTGGCTCAAATCGCCGAGCTTCAGGCGGAGGTACGAAGAATAGCCGAGCTCTCAACACAGAACAATGGAGAGAACTCCAAAGGCTCGGCTCAAAGTGCTACGGACCCTTTAAACATCGTCCCGCCAAAGGAAAAGCTCACCCTCGACAACCCTTTCTCCGAGGAGATCACAAATTACCAGATGCCAAAAAACTTTACGCTACCCACCGCGCTGGAGCCGTACAAGGGGTTCGGCGACCCCCGAGCCCATGTGAAGAAGTTCCAATCAATGATGTTTTTCAACGGCCCTAACAATGAACCCGTCCTCTGCCGAGCATTCCCCATGTACCTAGATGGTGCTGCGTTACTCTGGTTTTCTAAACTTTCTGCAGGTTCGGTTTCCTCCTTTGAAGACCTCGCCAGATCATTCATTGATTATTTTGCTGCATCAAGAATCTATGTACATGGCTCGGACTATCTCGGCACCATCAAACAAGGTCAGCACGAGAGCCTGAAAGACTACATGACCAGATTCGCTGACGCCACTATGGAGATCCAAGACTTGGACCCGGCCGTTCACCTGCACGCTCTCAAGGCCGGCCTCAGGCCTGGCAAATTTCGGGAGACTATTGCCATTACAAAGCCTAAGACGCTAGAGGAATTCCGAGAAAGGGCGGCAGGTCAAATGGAGATCGAAGAACTCCGAGAAGCCCAAAAGTCGGACAAACAACCACATCGGAGAGATGAAGAAAGAACTCTCAGATCGCCAGGCAACAGGGACACTAAGAAACCTCCCAAGCCCACGTCAAAGTACAACACATACACCAGATTCAATACCAGAAGAGAAAACATCATCAGAGAGATCTTCAACGCCAAAATCATAAAGCCACCAGCCCGAGCAGGAAACTACCAGGATCAAAGGTTCGTCGACAAGACAAAGCATTGTGCCTTCCACCGGAAGTTCGGTCACACTACGGACGACTGCATGGTCGCGAAGGACCTCCTGGAAAGGTTAGCACGCCAAGGGCTCCTGGACAAATATATCGAAACCCGGAAGGGCAGAGGAGGAAACTCGGAAAGGGTAGAGCATAAGCAAGCAATGGCCGATGATAAAAAAGACAGGACAACTTCTGATCCACCAAGAGGAGTCATTAACCACATATCGGGGGGATTCGCAGGCAGAGGAGAAACAAGCTCGGCCAGAAAGCGAAGCTACAGAGCGATGCTAGCGATCGAAGGAACCATACAACCAAGGAAGGACAAAGAACTAGACGTCACAATATCCTTCACCAAGCAGACTTCAGATCAGCAAGCCCTAACCTCGACGACCCCGTGGTAA
- the LOC107640546 gene encoding uncharacterized protein LOC107640546 — protein MVAKTPMQGSHCDDLVEIFKQLRAYNMRLNPDKCAFGVQGGKFLGFMLTSRGIEANPEKYKAILNMASPKTVKEVQQLAGRIAALSRFLPAVANRSYHFFQTFSKGRKFSWTDECENAFTELKQHLTSPPILQRPETGKPLYLYLSVSNHAISSVLVTETGRKQNPVYFISRVLQPTKTRYPKIEQLALALITTARRLRQYFQSHTIIVRTDQPLRQILTRPELAGRLTKWSVELSEFDIQYESRKTLKSQVLADFISEMTNDTHNTEVSWSIHVDGASNKEGSGAGILLKEGDKVVAEQSLQFRFNASNNQAEYEALLAGLKLALQLQIPRITAYCDSSLVVHQIKGEFQVKDPLLEKYWLITKDPISKFKEFDIIHVNREQNTRADVLSKLATTRQVENTSALSQLTLDKPSFEQDTILSITQAPDWRTPFLDYINTGTIPKGEPNLPLFRRRASFYTMLGNTLYRRGHSQPLLKCISREEAEEVMAETHEGVCGNHIGGRALAAKILRTGYYWPTIKWDCITKVKTCDNCQKHATLSETPAEELHTIEVSWPFNRYGIPREIISDNGRQFTDHKLATFLTNFNIKHHFSSVEHPQTNGQVESANRIILQGLKKKLGEAKGEWVGLIPEILWSYNTSIQSATGETPFKLVYGAEALIPVEVSVPTLRTELYNQTNNQQARTAELDLVEEDRDISAIKQRTENARKPPAHGKLAANWEGPFRVLQNLGNGAYKLETLSGEQLSGTWNISSLRKYQS, from the exons ATGGTAGCCAAAACACCTATGCAGGGGTCACACTGTGACGACTTAGTAGAAATATTCAAGCAACTCCGAGCATATAACATGAGGCTCAATCCAGACAAATGTGCGTTCGGAGTTCAAGGAGGGAAGTTCCTTGGATTCATGTTAACGTCTCGAGGAATCGAGGCCAACCCAGAAAAATACAAGGCCATTCTGAACATGGCAAGCCCAAAAACGGTAAAGGAAGTCCAGCAACTCGCAGGACGAATCGCTGCTCTATCACGTTTTCTACCTGCAGTGGCAAACCGATCTTATCACTTTTTCCAGACATTCTCTAAAGGCAGGAAGTTCAGCTGGACAGACGAATGTGAGAATGCTTTTACCGAACTCAAACAACACCTAACATCACCACCAATCCTCCAAAGGCCCGAGACAGGTAAGCCACTGTATTTATACCTATCAGTATCTAACCATGCTATAAGCTCGGTTTTAGTAACAGAAACAGGAAGAAAGCAAAACccagtatacttcatcagtagggTACTACAACCAACAAAAACACGATACCCGAAGATAGAACAACTGGCGCTAGCACTAATCACCACAGCAAGAAGACTGCGGCAGTATTTCCAGAGCCACACAATCATAGTACGAACGGACCAACCACTAAGGCAGATATTAACCAGACCCGAGCTCGCCGGCAGATTGACAAAATGGTCGgtcgagctctccgagttcgacatcCAATACGAATCAAGGAAAACACTGAAGTCACAGGTGCTAGCCGACTTCATATCGGAGATGACTAACGACACACATAATACAGAGGTCAGTTGGAGCATACATGTGGATGGAGCGTCAAACAAAGAAGGCAGTGGAGCAGGGATACTACTAAAAGAAGGAGACAAAGTGGTGGCCGAGCAGTCACTACAGTTCCGTTTCAATGCAAGcaacaatcaggcagaatatgaggccCTACTTGCTGGACTAAAGCTCGCCCTACAACTACAAATACCTCGAATAACAGCCTACTGCGACTCTTCGTTAGTGGTACATCAAATAAAGGGCGAATTCCAGGTAAAAGATCCTTTGTTAGAGAAATATTGGCTCATAACAAAGGatccaatttcaaaatttaaagaattcGATATTATTCATGTAAACCGAGAACAAAACACTAGGGCCGACGTATTATCTAAGTTGGCCACAACTCGGCAAGTCGAAAACACATCGGCACTGTCCCAGTTAACACTTGACAAACCAAGTTTTGAGCAGGATACAATTTTGAGCATTACACAGGCCCCAGATTGGCGAACACCTTTTCTCGATTACATCAACACAGGCACCATTCCAAAAGGTGAGCCAAACTTGCCGCTCTTCAGAAGAAGAGCAAGCTTCTATACAATGCTCGGAAACACCTTATATAGGCGAGGACATTCACAACCACTGCTCAAGTGCATCAGCAGAGAGGAAGCCGAGGAGGTTATGGCTGAAACGCATGAAGGAGTCTGTGGAAACCACATCGGCGGCCGAGCATTAGCAGCAAAGATCTTGCGAACAGGATACTATTGGCCGACGATAAAATGGGACTGCATCACAAAGGTCAAAACATGTGATAATTGTCAAAAGCATGCCACCCTCTCAGAGACCCCAGCCGAGGAGCTCCATACCAtagaggtaagctggcctttcaATAG ATACGGTATCCCAAGAGAGATAATTTCGGATAACGGGAGACAATTCACAGATCATAAGCTCGCCACCTTTCTGACAAATTTCAACATCAAACATCACTTCAGCTCAGTAGAGCACCCGCAGACTAACGGACAAGTTGAATCAGCTAACAGAATTATTTTGCAGGGATTAAAGAAAAAGCTCGGCGAAGCTAAAGGAGAGTGGGTCGGCCTCATTCCAGAAATTCTATGGAGTTACAACACCAGCATTCAATCTGCCACAGGGGAAACTCCCTTCAAATTGGTATACGGCGCAGAAGCGCTCATTCCAGTAGAGGTCAGCGTCCCAACCTTAAGGACCGAGCTCTATAACCAAACAAATAATCAACAAGCCCGGACAGCCGAATTGGACCTTGTAGAAGAAGACAGAGACATTTCCGCCATAAAGCA ACGAACAGAAAATGCTCGAAAACCACCAGCACATGGCAAATTAGCGGCAAATTGGGAAGGCCCTTTCCGAGTTCTTCAAAACCTCGGAAATGGGGCTTACAAACTAGAAACCCTCAGCGGAGAACAGCTATCAGGAACATGGAATATCTCCTCCCTAAGGAAATATCAGTCATAG